In Carassius carassius chromosome 19, fCarCar2.1, whole genome shotgun sequence, a single genomic region encodes these proteins:
- the LOC132095291 gene encoding TBC1 domain family member 4-like isoform X4, giving the protein MNKPCASMQHVDHMDGWELLPLSPRALNQDQDPQLSPLSPEQGWRSPADYRALWKKAIHQQILLIRMEKENQRLEASRDELHIRKMKLDYQEVCPCSKEVQALWDRKLSSPCRTKVQWDKEEIHSAVCQGVPKSRRGEVWLLLSQQYRLHHRLPQRQQPPETPYQDLLKQLTAQQHSILVDLGRTFPTHQYFSTQLGAGQLSLYNLLKAYSLLDTEVGYCQGISFVAGLLLLHMSEEQAFDTLKFLMYDLSIRRQYRPDMISLQIQMYQLSRLLHDYHRNLYTHLEEHEICPSLYAAPWFLTLFASQFPLGFVARIFDLLFVQGTEVIFKVALCLLSSHEGEILECDGFESIVDYLKSTIPTLTHSQMEEMITKAIEMDISKQLHAYEVEYHVLQDELADAPPPLEDSVRLDKLEKANAQLKKQNMDLLEKLQSARLKIQTLESSVESFLSRESKMKHLIRSLEQEKASYQKTIERMHSSLPSDAMTDVEMTQLKSSTNGKAKETACKKP; this is encoded by the exons ACCACATGGATGGCTGGGAGCTGCTGCCACTTTCTCCTCGGGCTTTGAACCAGGATCAAGATCCTCAGCTCAGCCCCCTGTCCCCAGAGCAGGGCTGGCGCAGTCCAGCTGACTACAGGGCCCTGTGGAAGAAAGCCATCCACCAACAGATTTTGCTCATCCGCATGGAGAAAGAGAACCAGCGCCTGGAGG CCAGCCGTGATGAATTGCACATTCGTAAAATGAAGCTGGACTACCAGGAAGTGTGCCCATGCTCAAAAGAGGTGCAAGCCCTCTGGGACAGGAAGTTGAGTAGTCCCTGCCGCACTAAAGTACAGTGGGACAAAGAAGAGATCCACAGTGCTGTATGTCAAG GTGTCCCCAAAAGTCGGCGAGGTGAAGTGTGGCTCCTGCTCTCTCAGCAGTATCGTTTGCATCACCGTCTGCCGCAGCGGCAGCAGCCCCCTGAAACCCCTTATCAGGATCTCCTCAAACAGCTCACAGCACAGCAACACTCCATCCTGGTCGACCTTG GCCGGACATTCCCAACACACCAGTATTTCAGCACTCAGCTGGGAGCTGGACAGCTATCTCTGTACAATCTCCTGAAGGCCTACTCCCTGCTGGACACGGAGGTGGGCTACTGCCAGGGGATCAGTTTTGTGGCCGGCTTGCTGCTTTTGCACATGAGCGAGGAACAGGCCTTTGACACTCTCAAGTTCCTCATGTACGACCTGAGCATTCGCCGACAGTACCGTCCCGACATGATCTCTCTGCAG ATCCAGATGTACCAGCTGTCCCGACTGTTGCACGACTATCACCGTAACCTGTACACTCACCTGGAGGAGCACGAGATCTGTCCCAGCTTGTACGCCGCACCCTGGTTTCTCACTCTCTTCGCCTCTCAGTTCCCGCTCGGCTTTGTTGCCCGTATATTTG ACCTCCTGTTTGTCCAAGGCACGGAGGTGATTTTTAAGGTGGCCCTGTGTTTGCTGAGCAGCCACGAGGGAGAGATACTGGAGTGTGACGGCTTTGAAAGTATTGTGGACTACCTTAAATCCACCATCCCCACCCTCACTCACAGCCAAATGGAAGAGATGATCACTAAG GCAATAGAGATGGACATCTCCAAGCAGCTGCATGCGTATGAAGTGGAGTACCACGTCCTGCAGGATGAGCTGGCAGATGCTCCTCCACCTTTAGAGGACTCTGTTAGGCTAGATAAACTGGAGAAAGCTAATGCCCAGCTCAAGAAACAGAACATGGACTTACTAGAGAAACTGCAG TCTGCTCGTTTGAAGATTCAGACGTTGGAGAGCAGCGTAGAGAGCTTCCTTTCACGTGAGAGCAAGATGAAGCACCTGATCCGTTCTTTGGAACAAGAAAAAGCTTCCTACCAAAAGACCATTGAGCGCATGCATAGCAGTTTGCCATCGGATGCCATGACTGATGTGGAGATGACCCAACTCAAGTCCAGCACCAATGGGAAAGCCAAAGAAACTGCCTGCAAAAAGCCTTGA